The Pseudomonas sp. R4-35-07 genome contains a region encoding:
- a CDS encoding response regulator transcription factor: MNRPEELSQPLDVLTDVFPDVVPTVIRRRLSLLGKPLTKTELQILRWASEGKTIWEMSRIRCTSQATVKFHLRNIYGKLDVNNRVQAMNEAARQGLC, from the coding sequence ATGAATCGCCCCGAGGAGTTATCTCAGCCGTTGGACGTTTTGACGGACGTTTTTCCGGACGTTGTACCGACGGTTATCAGAAGACGCTTGAGTTTACTCGGCAAGCCCCTGACCAAGACGGAGCTGCAGATCCTGCGGTGGGCCTCCGAAGGTAAGACCATATGGGAGATGAGCAGGATTCGCTGCACCTCGCAGGCTACGGTCAAATTCCATCTGCGCAATATCTACGGCAAGCTCGATGTGAATAACCGCGTGCAGGCGATGAATGAGGCGGCGCGCCAGGGCCTGTGCTGA
- a CDS encoding acireductone dioxygenase — protein MSYVAVYPLATPDTPNKVLTYFDDIQSTLAEKGVRFERWQPAALEKGASEAQMIAAYQSQIEALGYAHVKVISVTGDHPHKDALPAERLSEHTCREDQAHGFIAGQGLFSLRIGDYVYGVRCEKNDLLIVPAGTPHWFDMGENPHFVALHMFNTAEGSVPTLSGNDIARDAAKLDD, from the coding sequence ATGAGCTACGTCGCTGTCTACCCCCTCGCTACACCCGACACTCCGAACAAAGTGCTGACCTACTTCGACGACATTCAATCGACCCTGGCCGAAAAAGGCGTGCGCTTTGAGCGCTGGCAGCCCGCCGCGCTGGAAAAGGGCGCCAGCGAGGCGCAGATGATTGCGGCGTATCAGTCACAGATCGAAGCGCTTGGCTACGCCCACGTCAAGGTGATCAGCGTGACCGGTGATCATCCCCATAAAGACGCGCTGCCGGCCGAACGCCTGAGCGAGCACACCTGCCGTGAAGATCAAGCGCACGGCTTCATCGCGGGCCAGGGATTGTTCTCGTTGCGCATTGGCGATTATGTCTACGGCGTGCGGTGTGAGAAGAACGATCTGCTGATCGTGCCCGCTGGCACGCCCCATTGGTTCGACATGGGCGAGAACCCGCATTTTGTTGCGCTGCATATGTTCAACACCGCAGAGGGTTCGGTGCCGACCTTGAGCGGTAATGACATCGCCCGTGACGCTGCCAAGCTGGACGACTAA
- a CDS encoding MFS transporter, translating into MTALPYWRLSSFYLFYFALLGATAPFLALYFDHLGFSSARIGELVAIPMLMRCVAPNLWGWLGDYTGRRLAIVRFGAVCTLLSFSLIFVSKTYAWLALVMALHAFFWHAVLPQFEVITLAHLQQQTSRYSQIRLWGSIGFILTVVIMGRLFDWLSVDIYPVVVVVIMAGIIGASLWVPNAQPASHGKRLAGDGFIRQLRSPGVPAFYACVALMQMSHGPYYTFLTLHLEHLGYSRGVIGLLWALGVVAEVLMFLAMSRILTRFSVRRVLLASFLLAALRWLLLGAFAEFFWVLLLAQVLHAATFGSFHAAAIAFVQRSFGDRQQGQGQALYAALAGTGGALGALYAGYSWNLLGPTLTFSIASIAALAAAVIIGLRLQEPNQGAMQ; encoded by the coding sequence GTGACAGCCCTCCCTTATTGGCGCCTCTCCAGCTTTTACCTGTTCTACTTCGCCCTGCTCGGGGCGACGGCGCCATTCCTGGCGTTGTACTTCGATCATCTGGGCTTTTCCAGCGCGCGTATCGGCGAGCTGGTGGCCATCCCCATGCTGATGCGGTGCGTGGCGCCCAATCTCTGGGGCTGGCTGGGCGATTACACCGGGCGACGCCTGGCCATCGTGCGCTTTGGCGCGGTGTGCACGCTGTTGAGTTTTTCGCTGATTTTCGTCAGCAAGACTTACGCCTGGCTGGCCCTGGTCATGGCCTTGCACGCGTTCTTCTGGCACGCGGTACTGCCGCAGTTCGAAGTGATCACCCTGGCTCACCTGCAACAGCAAACCTCGCGCTACAGCCAGATACGCTTGTGGGGCTCCATCGGCTTTATCCTCACCGTCGTGATCATGGGCCGCCTGTTCGACTGGCTGAGCGTGGATATCTACCCGGTGGTGGTCGTGGTGATCATGGCCGGCATCATCGGCGCCAGCCTGTGGGTGCCGAACGCGCAGCCCGCCAGCCACGGCAAGCGCCTGGCCGGTGACGGGTTTATCCGCCAATTGCGCAGCCCCGGCGTGCCGGCCTTCTATGCCTGTGTGGCGCTGATGCAGATGAGTCATGGCCCGTATTACACCTTCCTCACGCTGCACCTGGAACACCTGGGCTACAGCCGTGGCGTGATCGGCCTGCTGTGGGCGCTCGGGGTGGTGGCGGAGGTGTTGATGTTCCTGGCCATGAGTCGCATCCTGACGCGCTTCTCCGTGCGCCGGGTGCTGCTGGCCAGTTTCCTGCTGGCGGCACTGCGCTGGTTGCTGCTCGGTGCGTTTGCCGAATTTTTCTGGGTGCTGCTGCTGGCGCAAGTGCTGCATGCCGCCACGTTCGGCAGTTTCCACGCGGCGGCCATCGCCTTCGTGCAGCGCAGTTTCGGCGATCGCCAGCAAGGCCAGGGCCAGGCGCTTTACGCCGCGCTGGCCGGCACCGGTGGTGCGCTGGGTGCGCTGTATGCCGGTTATAGCTGGAACCTGCTGGGCCCGACCCTCACCTTCAGTATCGCCAGCATCGCGGCCCTGGCCGCCGCCGTTATCATTGGCCTTCGATTGCAAGAGCCGAACCAAGGAGCCATGCAATGA
- the aroC gene encoding chorismate synthase produces MSGNTFGKLFTVTTAGESHGPALVAIVDGCPPGLELSLEDLQRDLDRRKPGTSRHTTQRQEPDEVEILSGVFEGRTTGCAIGLLIRNTDQKSKDYSAIKDLFRPAHADYTYHHKYGERDYRGGGRSSARETAMRVAAGAIAKKYLATQGIVIRGYMSQLGPIEIPFKTWDSVEDNAFFCPDPDKVPELEAYMDQLRRDQDSVGAKITVVAEGVKPGLGEPIFDRLDAELAHALMSINAVKGVEIGAGFACVAQRGTEHRDEMTPQGFLSNNAGGILGGISSGQPIVAHLALKATSSITTPGRSIDVHGNPVDVITKGRHDPCVGIRATPIAEAMMAIVLMDHLLRNRGQNADVQVSTPVLGQL; encoded by the coding sequence ATGTCCGGCAATACCTTCGGCAAGCTGTTCACTGTCACCACCGCGGGCGAAAGCCATGGCCCGGCGTTGGTCGCCATTGTCGACGGCTGCCCGCCCGGCCTCGAGCTGTCTCTGGAAGACCTGCAACGTGATCTGGACCGGCGCAAGCCCGGCACCAGCCGTCACACAACCCAGCGCCAGGAACCCGATGAAGTCGAGATCCTCTCCGGTGTGTTCGAAGGCCGCACCACTGGCTGCGCCATCGGCCTGCTGATCCGCAATACCGACCAGAAGTCCAAGGACTACTCGGCGATCAAGGACCTGTTCCGCCCGGCCCATGCCGACTACACCTACCATCACAAATACGGCGAACGCGACTACCGTGGCGGCGGCCGCAGCTCGGCCCGCGAAACCGCGATGCGCGTGGCGGCCGGTGCCATCGCCAAGAAATACCTGGCAACCCAGGGCATCGTCATCCGTGGCTATATGAGCCAGCTCGGCCCGATTGAAATCCCGTTCAAGACCTGGGACAGCGTCGAAGACAATGCGTTCTTCTGCCCCGACCCGGACAAGGTGCCGGAACTGGAAGCCTACATGGACCAGTTGCGCCGCGATCAGGACTCGGTCGGTGCCAAGATCACCGTGGTGGCCGAGGGCGTCAAGCCGGGCTTGGGCGAGCCGATCTTCGACCGTCTCGACGCCGAACTGGCCCATGCGCTGATGAGCATCAATGCGGTCAAGGGCGTGGAAATCGGCGCCGGTTTCGCCTGTGTGGCCCAACGCGGCACCGAGCATCGCGATGAGATGACCCCGCAGGGTTTCCTCAGCAACAACGCCGGCGGCATCCTCGGCGGTATCTCCTCGGGCCAGCCGATCGTGGCGCACCTGGCGCTCAAGGCCACGTCGAGCATCACCACGCCGGGCCGCTCGATCGATGTGCATGGCAACCCGGTGGACGTGATCACCAAAGGCCGCCACGACCCGTGCGTCGGCATCCGCGCCACGCCGATTGCCGAAGCCATGATGGCCATCGTGTTGATGGACCATCTGCTGCGCAATCGCGGGCAAAACGCTGATGTGCAGGTGAGTACGCCGGTACTGGGCCAGCTGTGA
- a CDS encoding alpha/beta hydrolase: protein MMLRVLLFTLTLFTVAAQAASPVVLQRPISLDTGSGELFGSLLLPQSDRPVPVVLIIAGSGPTDRNGNSADGARNDSLKRLAWVLARHNIASVRYDKRGVAASLAATPNERNLTLDAYVSDAVAWGKLLKADKRMGPLIVLGHSEGALVAALAAPQLSPAGVISLSGSARPVDQVIRQQLADHLPPALLLRSNEILDHLKAGQVDADVPRPLEGIFRPSVQPYLISLFRADPSAAFARLTMPALIIQGTNDIQVGVGDAQQLKKAKPDAQLTVIEGMNHVMRIVPNNVKQQLASYNDPKLPLAAELGERIVRFIDGLAPR from the coding sequence ATGATGCTGCGAGTTTTGCTGTTCACCCTCACCTTGTTTACCGTCGCGGCCCAGGCCGCCTCCCCTGTCGTACTCCAGCGGCCGATCAGCCTGGACACCGGCAGCGGTGAGCTGTTTGGCTCACTGCTACTGCCACAGTCCGACCGACCCGTGCCGGTGGTGCTGATCATCGCCGGCTCAGGCCCTACCGACCGCAACGGCAACAGCGCCGACGGCGCGCGCAACGACAGCCTCAAGCGCCTGGCCTGGGTGCTGGCCCGGCACAATATCGCCAGCGTGCGCTATGACAAACGCGGCGTGGCCGCCAGCCTTGCCGCGACCCCTAATGAACGCAACCTGACCCTCGACGCCTACGTGTCCGACGCCGTGGCCTGGGGCAAGTTGCTCAAGGCCGACAAGCGCATGGGCCCGCTGATCGTGCTGGGCCACAGTGAGGGCGCGCTGGTCGCCGCCCTCGCCGCGCCGCAGTTGAGTCCGGCCGGGGTGATTTCCCTGTCCGGCAGTGCTCGCCCGGTCGACCAGGTGATTCGCCAGCAACTGGCCGATCACCTGCCCCCGGCCCTCCTGCTGCGCAGCAACGAAATTCTCGACCACCTCAAGGCGGGCCAGGTGGATGCCGATGTGCCGCGCCCGCTGGAAGGTATCTTCCGACCCAGCGTGCAGCCTTATCTGATCAGCCTGTTCCGCGCCGATCCGTCGGCGGCCTTTGCACGGCTGACCATGCCCGCCCTGATCATTCAGGGCACCAACGACATCCAGGTCGGCGTCGGCGATGCCCAGCAGCTGAAAAAGGCCAAGCCGGATGCGCAGTTGACGGTGATCGAAGGCATGAACCATGTCATGCGCATCGTGCCCAACAACGTCAAGCAGCAACTGGCGTCCTACAACGACCCGAAATTGCCCCTCGCCGCCGAACTGGGCGAGCGGATAGTGCGCTTTATCGACGGACTTGCTCCCCGTTAA
- the prmB gene encoding 50S ribosomal protein L3 N(5)-glutamine methyltransferase — MITSRLRTLRDHIRWAVSRFHGEDLFFGHGTDNAWDEARQLVLGALHLPWEIADSYLDCNLEEEEISHVQRLLHRRIHERIPTAYLLKEAWFCGMSFIVDERVLIPRSPIGELIENRFEPWLAQPPARILDLCTGSGCIGIACAYEFPDAEVVLGDLSFEALEVANQNIERHGVDERVYTVQGDGFEGLPGQRFDLIVSNPPYVDAEDFADMPDEYQHEPELGLACGDDGLNLVRRMLAEAADHLTEKGLLIVEVGNSQVHVEALYPEVDFAWLDFQRGGHGVFMLTAEQCRAHQAIFTDRI, encoded by the coding sequence GTGATCACTTCCCGCCTGCGCACTTTGCGCGACCATATCCGTTGGGCTGTCAGCCGTTTCCATGGGGAAGACCTGTTTTTTGGCCACGGCACCGACAATGCCTGGGACGAAGCCCGGCAACTGGTGCTCGGCGCCCTGCATTTGCCGTGGGAAATTGCCGACAGCTACCTGGACTGCAATCTGGAGGAAGAGGAAATTTCCCATGTGCAGCGTTTACTGCATCGTCGCATCCATGAGCGTATTCCCACCGCCTACTTGCTGAAAGAGGCCTGGTTCTGCGGCATGTCGTTCATTGTCGATGAACGGGTGCTGATTCCGCGCTCGCCGATTGGCGAGCTGATCGAAAACCGCTTTGAACCCTGGCTGGCCCAACCCCCGGCGCGCATTCTGGACCTGTGCACCGGCTCCGGTTGCATCGGCATCGCCTGTGCCTACGAGTTCCCGGACGCCGAGGTGGTACTGGGCGACTTGTCCTTCGAAGCCCTGGAAGTGGCCAACCAGAACATCGAGCGGCATGGCGTCGATGAGCGCGTGTACACCGTGCAGGGCGACGGCTTCGAGGGCCTGCCGGGGCAGCGCTTCGATCTGATCGTGTCGAACCCGCCTTATGTGGATGCCGAAGATTTCGCCGACATGCCGGATGAATACCAGCACGAACCCGAACTGGGCCTGGCCTGCGGCGATGATGGCTTGAATCTGGTACGGCGGATGCTGGCCGAAGCGGCGGACCACCTGACCGAGAAAGGGTTGCTGATTGTCGAAGTGGGCAACAGCCAGGTGCATGTCGAGGCGCTGTACCCGGAAGTGGACTTTGCCTGGCTGGACTTCCAGCGCGGTGGGCATGGGGTGTTCATGCTCACGGCTGAGCAGTGCCGGGCGCATCAAGCAATCTTCACCGATAGGATCTAA
- a CDS encoding cysteine hydrolase family protein yields MSVPKTMFQLSGRGYAAANLAHATLVIIDAQKEYLSGPLALSGMDAAVGNIKQLVAAARNAGRPIVHVRHLGTVGGLFDPQGERGEFIPGLEPEGDETIIGKLLPSAFHGTGLEKHLQDLGSLDLIVCGFMSHSSVSTTVRAAKNLGFRCTLVEDACATRDLPYKGGVLSAEHVQQTEMAIMADNFATLALTKDLI; encoded by the coding sequence ATGTCCGTTCCAAAGACGATGTTTCAACTCAGCGGTCGTGGTTACGCAGCTGCCAACCTTGCCCATGCGACGCTCGTGATCATCGACGCCCAGAAGGAGTACCTCAGCGGCCCACTCGCCCTTTCGGGCATGGACGCGGCGGTTGGCAATATCAAACAGCTGGTGGCGGCTGCGCGCAACGCCGGGCGGCCGATCGTGCATGTGCGCCACCTGGGTACCGTGGGCGGCCTGTTCGATCCGCAAGGCGAGCGCGGCGAATTCATCCCCGGCCTGGAACCTGAAGGCGACGAAACCATCATCGGCAAGCTGCTGCCCAGCGCCTTCCACGGCACCGGCCTGGAAAAACACCTGCAGGACCTGGGTTCGCTGGATCTGATCGTCTGCGGTTTCATGAGCCACTCCAGCGTCAGCACCACGGTGCGCGCCGCCAAGAACCTCGGCTTTCGCTGCACCCTGGTGGAAGATGCCTGCGCCACCCGCGACTTGCCCTACAAAGGCGGCGTGCTCAGTGCCGAGCATGTGCAGCAAACCGAAATGGCCATCATGGCCGACAACTTCGCCACCCTGGCGTTGACCAAAGATCTGATCTGA
- a CDS encoding Smr/MutS family protein, translated as MQDDDFSLFKNELRGVKPIKHDRADTGKPKADRAQIAKLRQAATVRTDATTVDGLSDQFVIDVGPEDELMWARDGVQESQMRKLKAGQIPFEGSLDLHGMTVEKARETLWAFLAEATKFEIRCVRVTHGKAVRLDGKRPMIKSHVNTWLRQHAQVLGFTSCQARHGGAGAVYVMLKRTMMEGRDE; from the coding sequence ATGCAAGACGACGATTTTTCCCTGTTCAAGAACGAGCTGCGCGGCGTCAAGCCGATCAAGCACGACCGCGCCGACACCGGCAAACCCAAGGCTGATCGGGCGCAGATTGCCAAGCTGCGCCAGGCCGCGACCGTGCGCACCGACGCCACCACCGTGGATGGCTTGTCGGACCAGTTCGTGATCGACGTAGGCCCTGAAGACGAGCTGATGTGGGCACGTGACGGGGTACAGGAAAGCCAGATGCGCAAGCTCAAGGCCGGCCAGATCCCGTTCGAAGGCAGCCTCGACCTGCACGGCATGACCGTCGAAAAAGCTCGGGAAACACTGTGGGCTTTTCTTGCCGAAGCCACCAAGTTCGAAATCCGCTGCGTGCGCGTCACCCACGGCAAGGCCGTGCGGCTGGACGGCAAGCGGCCGATGATCAAGAGCCACGTCAACACCTGGCTGCGCCAGCATGCCCAGGTCCTCGGCTTCACCTCGTGCCAGGCCCGCCACGGCGGCGCCGGCGCGGTGTATGTAATGCTCAAGCGCACCATGATGGAAGGCCGCGACGAGTAA
- the folE gene encoding GTP cyclohydrolase I FolE, whose translation MSLEQNYTEILGQLGEDISREGLLDTPKRAAKAMQYLCRGYEQTLEEVTNGALFSSDNSEMVLVKDIELYSLCEHHLLPFIGKAHVAYIPSGKVLGLSKVARIVDMYARRLQIQENLSRQIADAVLQVTGALGVAVVIEAKHMCMMMRGVEKQNSSMITSVMLGEFRENAATRSEFLSLIK comes from the coding sequence ATGTCCCTGGAACAGAATTACACAGAGATTCTCGGCCAACTCGGCGAGGACATCTCCCGTGAGGGCCTGCTCGACACGCCAAAGCGTGCCGCCAAGGCGATGCAGTACCTCTGCCGCGGTTACGAACAGACGTTGGAGGAAGTCACCAACGGTGCCTTGTTCAGCTCCGACAACAGCGAAATGGTGCTGGTCAAGGACATCGAGTTGTACTCGCTGTGCGAACACCACCTGCTGCCGTTTATCGGCAAGGCCCATGTTGCCTACATCCCGAGCGGCAAAGTGCTGGGGCTGTCGAAGGTCGCGCGGATCGTCGACATGTATGCGCGTCGCCTGCAGATCCAGGAAAACCTCAGCCGCCAGATCGCTGACGCGGTGCTGCAAGTGACCGGCGCCCTGGGCGTAGCGGTGGTGATCGAAGCCAAGCACATGTGCATGATGATGCGCGGTGTGGAAAAACAGAATTCGTCGATGATCACGTCGGTGATGCTCGGTGAGTTCCGCGAAAACGCGGCCACCCGCAGCGAATTTCTCAGCCTGATCAAGTAA
- a CDS encoding glutathione S-transferase N-terminal domain-containing protein, with protein sequence MFVKVLRVGLGQIIIAGDFLTRPRKKQRPAEQQAKVNAAAKDLTLYQFHACPFCVKTRRTLHRLNVPVALKDAKNNEHDRQTLLEQGGKIKVPCLRIEENGQTTWMYDSKVIIDYLDKRFAAI encoded by the coding sequence ATGTTCGTCAAAGTACTTCGAGTGGGCCTCGGCCAGATCATCATCGCCGGCGACTTCCTGACCCGTCCGCGCAAAAAGCAGCGCCCGGCCGAACAACAGGCCAAGGTCAACGCAGCCGCCAAGGACCTGACCCTGTATCAGTTCCACGCCTGCCCCTTCTGCGTGAAAACCCGCCGCACCTTGCATCGCCTGAATGTGCCGGTAGCACTCAAGGACGCGAAGAACAACGAGCACGACCGCCAGACCCTGCTGGAGCAAGGCGGCAAGATCAAAGTGCCATGCCTGCGCATCGAAGAAAACGGCCAGACCACCTGGATGTATGACTCCAAGGTCATCATTGACTACCTGGACAAACGCTTCGCCGCGATCTGA
- a CDS encoding acyclic terpene utilization AtuA family protein codes for MKTLRIGAGAGYSGDRIEPAVELAEQGDLDYLVFECLAERTIALAQQARISDPAGGYDPLLSERMRRVLPFVGVHEGRRRLRVITNMGAANPVSAAVEVRRIARELGANLKVVAVTGDDVLAALQPEQLLDNGQTLGALGERLISANAYLGVDGILEALRADADVVITGRVADPSLFLAPQMFEFGWAADDWQRLGKGTLVGHLLECAGQVSGGYFADPGFKDVDDLARLGFPLAEINADGTALITKVAGSGGQVSRATCSEQLIYEVHDPQAYLTPDVTADFSQVGFVEEGVDRVRAHGATGRARPEQLKVSVGYLDGWIGEGQMSYGGPGAVARAQLAREVVLKRLELTGVKMQEVRAELIGMDALHGPRSNAEPWEVRLRVAARCEERRDAVRIGNEVEALYTNGPAGGGGASKSVRQVVAVASLLLPRDRVKPRIEA; via the coding sequence ATGAAAACCTTGCGCATCGGCGCCGGTGCCGGCTACTCCGGTGACCGTATCGAACCCGCCGTGGAACTGGCCGAACAGGGCGACCTGGATTACCTGGTGTTCGAATGCCTGGCCGAACGCACCATCGCCCTGGCCCAACAGGCGCGCATCAGCGATCCGGCAGGCGGCTATGACCCTTTGTTGAGTGAGCGCATGCGTCGGGTGCTGCCCTTTGTCGGGGTGCACGAGGGCCGCCGCCGTTTGCGCGTGATCACTAATATGGGCGCGGCCAACCCGGTGTCGGCCGCCGTCGAAGTGCGGCGCATCGCCCGTGAACTGGGGGCGAACCTCAAGGTGGTGGCCGTGACGGGCGATGACGTGCTGGCGGCGTTGCAGCCCGAGCAGTTGCTGGACAACGGCCAGACCCTGGGCGCACTGGGTGAGCGGCTGATTTCGGCGAATGCCTACCTGGGCGTGGACGGCATCCTTGAAGCCCTGCGCGCCGATGCCGATGTGGTGATCACGGGGCGTGTGGCCGACCCGTCATTGTTTCTCGCGCCGCAGATGTTCGAATTCGGCTGGGCCGCCGACGATTGGCAACGCCTGGGCAAGGGCACCCTGGTCGGGCATTTGCTCGAATGTGCCGGGCAGGTCAGCGGCGGTTATTTTGCGGACCCAGGCTTCAAGGATGTGGATGACTTGGCACGCCTGGGCTTTCCGTTGGCCGAGATCAATGCCGACGGCACTGCCTTGATCACCAAGGTGGCGGGCTCTGGAGGGCAGGTCAGCCGCGCCACCTGCAGCGAACAACTGATCTACGAAGTGCACGACCCGCAAGCGTATTTGACTCCGGACGTCACGGCCGATTTTTCACAGGTGGGGTTTGTCGAGGAGGGCGTTGATCGGGTGCGCGCCCACGGCGCCACAGGGCGGGCGCGGCCCGAACAGCTGAAAGTCAGCGTCGGTTATCTTGATGGTTGGATCGGAGAGGGGCAGATGTCCTACGGCGGCCCGGGCGCTGTCGCACGGGCGCAACTGGCGCGCGAAGTGGTGCTCAAGCGTCTGGAACTGACCGGCGTGAAGATGCAGGAAGTGCGCGCCGAGTTGATCGGCATGGATGCCTTGCATGGCCCGCGCAGCAATGCCGAGCCTTGGGAAGTGCGCCTGCGGGTCGCCGCCCGGTGTGAAGAACGCCGCGACGCGGTGCGCATCGGCAATGAAGTGGAAGCCCTCTACACCAACGGCCCCGCTGGCGGTGGCGGAGCGAGCAAGAGTGTGCGCCAGGTGGTGGCGGTGGCGTCGTTGCTGCTGCCTCGTGACAGGGTCAAACCGAGGATAGAAGCATGA
- a CDS encoding CitMHS family transporter, whose product MLATLGVITILCLLAAVMSKRLSPLVALIALPIIAALLGGFGLQTSAFIITGIKNVAPVVGMFVFAILFFGIMTDAGMLDPIIERILRTVGTRPTRIVVGTATLALLVHLDGSGAVTFLVTVPAMLPLYTRLGIDKRILACVCAMAAGVNFLPWTGPVLRSSAALHVPVADLFQPLIPVQIVGLIFVFACAWWLGHREEKRLGLGAGSSVDAVPQRVLSDADIQLRRPRLFWVNLILTVLVMVVMIAGWVDPVVMFMLGTVVALCINYPNVDAQRARIDAHAKTALTMASILLAAGVFTGIMQGTGMLKAIAEVAVAQIPAGHGKLIPAVVGFISMPLSMLFDPDSYYFGVMPVIAEVGKALGVDPLQVAQASLLGVHTTGFPVSPLTPATFLLVGLCKIELADHQRFTIPFLFAASVLMTLTALLLGVI is encoded by the coding sequence ATGCTCGCTACCCTGGGTGTCATTACCATTCTGTGTCTGCTTGCTGCCGTTATGAGCAAGCGCCTCTCGCCGCTGGTGGCGCTGATCGCCCTGCCGATCATTGCCGCGTTGCTCGGTGGCTTCGGTCTGCAAACCAGTGCCTTCATCATCACCGGCATCAAGAACGTTGCCCCCGTGGTGGGCATGTTTGTGTTCGCCATTCTGTTTTTCGGGATCATGACCGATGCCGGCATGCTCGACCCGATCATCGAGCGGATTCTGCGCACGGTAGGGACGCGTCCTACGCGAATTGTCGTCGGTACCGCGACCCTGGCGCTGCTGGTGCACCTGGACGGGTCCGGCGCGGTGACCTTCCTGGTGACGGTGCCGGCGATGTTGCCGCTGTATACGCGGCTGGGCATCGACAAACGCATTCTGGCGTGTGTCTGCGCCATGGCGGCCGGGGTCAATTTCCTGCCGTGGACCGGCCCGGTGCTGCGCTCGTCGGCAGCGTTGCATGTGCCGGTGGCGGACCTGTTCCAACCGTTGATTCCAGTGCAGATCGTCGGGCTGATCTTTGTGTTCGCCTGCGCCTGGTGGCTGGGCCACCGTGAAGAAAAACGCCTGGGCCTGGGGGCCGGCTCCAGCGTGGACGCGGTGCCGCAACGGGTGCTCAGTGACGCCGATATCCAGCTGCGTCGGCCACGGCTGTTCTGGGTCAACCTGATCCTCACTGTGCTGGTGATGGTGGTGATGATCGCCGGCTGGGTCGACCCAGTGGTGATGTTCATGCTCGGCACCGTGGTGGCGCTGTGTATCAACTACCCCAACGTCGACGCCCAGCGCGCCCGTATCGACGCCCATGCGAAAACCGCCCTGACCATGGCCAGCATCCTGCTTGCCGCCGGCGTGTTCACCGGCATCATGCAAGGCACTGGCATGCTCAAGGCGATTGCCGAAGTGGCGGTGGCGCAGATTCCCGCGGGTCATGGCAAGTTGATCCCGGCGGTGGTGGGCTTCATTTCCATGCCGTTGAGCATGCTGTTCGACCCCGATTCCTACTATTTCGGCGTGATGCCGGTGATTGCCGAAGTTGGCAAGGCGCTGGGTGTCGACCCGCTGCAAGTGGCCCAGGCCTCGTTACTGGGCGTGCACACCACGGGCTTTCCGGTCAGCCCGTTGACCCCGGCGACTTTCCTGTTGGTGGGCCTGTGCAAGATCGAGCTGGCCGATCATCAGCGCTTCACCATTCCTTTTCTGTTCGCCGCGTCGGTGTTGATGACCCTGACCGCACTGCTCCTGGGAGTTATCTGA
- a CDS encoding LysR family transcriptional regulator, producing the protein MKNSIQHIQAFLAVARTGSFTKAASELNLSPSALTVQVQQLEEWLGVALLDRSPRHVAITAAGHDARGPMEKLLLDLDNIVTGSRDLAALRRGVVTIAALPSVCAGSLPPVLRLFRERFAGIEVRLHDLVAHRIQAQVRSGEVDFGIGVRARLSHGLDFVPVLNDRLCAFVPLGHALAHHRQLTLEQLADQPIILTGRDSSVREQVDALFDETRLTLNAGMEANYMSTVLALVRQGLGISVLPESAADSLEGLKRISIDHPGVNREIGLISRSGMVLSPAAQRCFELLNAELSDTPPD; encoded by the coding sequence ATGAAAAACAGCATCCAACACATCCAGGCATTCCTCGCCGTTGCTCGCACGGGCAGCTTTACCAAGGCCGCCAGCGAGCTGAACCTGTCCCCCTCGGCGCTGACCGTGCAGGTGCAACAACTGGAAGAGTGGCTGGGCGTCGCCCTGCTCGACCGCAGCCCACGCCATGTGGCTATCACCGCCGCCGGCCACGACGCGCGTGGCCCCATGGAAAAACTGCTGCTGGACCTGGACAACATCGTCACTGGCTCGCGCGATCTCGCGGCGCTGCGCCGTGGCGTCGTTACGATCGCCGCCCTGCCCTCGGTGTGCGCCGGCAGCCTGCCGCCGGTGTTGCGCCTGTTTCGCGAACGCTTCGCCGGGATCGAAGTGCGCCTGCATGACCTGGTGGCCCACCGCATCCAGGCCCAGGTGCGTTCCGGCGAGGTGGACTTCGGTATCGGCGTGCGCGCGCGCCTGAGCCACGGCCTGGACTTCGTGCCGGTCCTAAATGACCGGCTCTGCGCGTTCGTGCCGCTGGGTCACGCCCTCGCCCACCATCGGCAGCTGACCCTGGAACAACTGGCGGATCAGCCGATCATCCTCACCGGCCGCGACAGCAGCGTGCGCGAACAGGTGGATGCGTTGTTCGATGAAACGCGGCTGACGCTCAATGCGGGCATGGAGGCCAACTACATGTCCACGGTGCTGGCACTGGTGCGCCAGGGATTGGGGATCAGTGTGCTGCCGGAGTCGGCGGCGGATAGCCTGGAGGGGTTGAAGCGGATCAGCATCGATCATCCCGGGGTGAACAGGGAGATCGGCTTGATCAGTCGCAGCGGGATGGTATTGAGCCCGGCGGCGCAGCGCTGCTTTGAACTGCTCAACGCAGAGTTATCTGACACACCACCGGACTAA